A single region of the Acipenser ruthenus chromosome 57, fAciRut3.2 maternal haplotype, whole genome shotgun sequence genome encodes:
- the LOC117407756 gene encoding zinc finger protein OZF-like gives MEPVHIKQESHILESVHIKEESPVLESVHIKEESPVLESVHVKEESPVLESVHIKEESPVLESVHIKEDSPELESVHIKEESPVLESVHIKEESPVLESVHIKEESPVLESVHIKEESPVLESVHITEESPVLESVHIKEESPELDPVHVEEEGNHFKTSSLQGSLSCTECGKSFSQLQNLKLHQRVHTGEKPYVCPDCGKSFSQASNLQTHQRIHTGVKPHVCADCGKSFSQLQNLKRHQRIHTGEKPYDCADCGKRFSQLQNLKLHQQIHTGEKQHVCADCGKSFSQLQSLKRHQRSHTGERPHVCADCGKSFSNSSYLKRHQRIHTGEKPYLCIKCGRSFNQLVNLKKHLTIHTGEKPYHCAECGKSFSLLQNLKLHQRIHTGEKPYVCADCGKSFNQLQNLKLHQRIHTGEKPYVCADCGKSFNQLQNLKLHQRIHTGEKPYVCADCGKSFSQSRNLKMHQRIHTGVNPYHCPHCGKSFTASSSLKRHKCKL, from the coding sequence atggagcctgtccatattaaacaggagagtcacatactagaatcagtccatattaaagaggagagtcctgtgctagaatcagtccatattaaagaggagagtcctgtactagaatcagtccatgttaaagaggagagtcctgtactagaatcagtccatattaaagaggagagtcctgtactagaatcagtccatattaaagaggacagtcctgaactagaatcagtccatattaaagaggagagtcctgtactagaatcagtccatattaaagaggagagtcctgtactagaatcagtccatattaaagaggagagtcctgtactagaatcagtccatattaaagaggagagtcctgtactagaatcagtccatattacagaggagagtcctgtactagaatcagtccacattaaagaggagagtcctgaactAGACCCTGTCCATGTTGAAGAGGAGggtaaccattttaaaacaagcagcttgCAGGGTTCCCTGTCCTGTAcagaatgtggaaagagtttcagtcagttacaaaacctgaaacttcaccagcgagtccacactggagagaaaccatatgtctgtcctgactgtgggaagagttttagtcaGGCAAGCAACTtacaaacacaccagcgaatccacacaggagtGAAACCACATgtgtgtgctgactgtgggaagagtttcagtcagttacaaaacctgaaacgtcaccagcgaatccacactggagagaaaccttatGACTGTGcggactgtgggaagagattcagtcagttacaaaacctgaaacttcaccagcaaatccacactggagagaagcaacatgtctgtgctgactgtgggaagagtttcagtcagttacaaaGCCTGAAACGTCATCAGAGATCTCACACAGGGGAGAgaccacatgtctgtgctgactgtggaaagagtttcagtaaCTCAAGCTATTTGAagagacaccagcgaattcacacaggagagaaaccgtatttgTGTATTAAGTGTGGGAGAAGTTTCAATCAGTTAGTAAACCTTAAAAAACACCTgacaatccacactggagagaagccatatcactgtgctgagtgtgggaagagtttcagtctgttacaaaacctgaaacttcatcagagaatccacacaggagagaaaccatatgtctgtgctgactgtgggaagagtttcaatcaattacaaaacctgaaacttcaccagcgaatccacacaggagagaaaccgtatgtctgtgctgactgtgggaagagtttcaatcaattacaaaacctgaaacttcatcagagaatccacactggagagaaaccgtatgtctgtgctgactgtgggaagagtttcagtcagtcacgCAACTTGAAAatgcaccagcgaatccacacggGAGTGAATCCTTATCACTGCCCTCACTGTGGGAAGTCTTTTACTGCTTCCAGTTctcttaaaagacacaaatgcaagttgtga
- the LOC131724832 gene encoding gastrula zinc finger protein XlCGF26.1-like codes for MEPVHIKQERPVLDSVQIKEESTVLELVHIKEESLVLESVHIKEESPVLDSVHIKEEIPVLDSVHIKEESPVLESVHIKEESPVLESVHIKDESPVLESVHIKEESPVLESVHIKEESPVLESVHIKAESPVLESVHIKEESPVLESVHIKEEIPVLESVHIKEESPVLESVYVKEESHHPNCCECGADFRHHSPMEHHLRVLKVQLGYPCERQDSDMELPELDPVHVEEEGNHFKTSSLQGSLSCTECGKSFSQLQNLKLHHKIHTGEKQHVCPDCGKRFRRLQHLKLHQRIHTGEKPHVCADCGKSFRYSQSLKYHQRIHRTVKSHVCAACGKSFSQSSTLKTHKRIHTGEKQHVCADCGKSFNHLKYLKVHQRIHTGEKPHVCADCGKRFSQLKNLKNHQRIHTGEKPHVCADCGKRFSQLKNLKLHQRIHTGEKPYSCADCGKSFNQSDHLKRHQRIHTGEKPYVCADCGKSFRLSSDLKIHQRIHTGEKPHVCADCGKSFNQSGHLKRHQRIHTGEKQHVCADCGKSFRRLQNLKYHQRIHTGRETASVS; via the coding sequence atggagcctgtccatattaaacaggagagacctGTACTAGACTcagtccagattaaagaggagagtACTGTACTAGAAttagtccatattaaagaggagagtcttgtactagaatcagtccatattaaagaggagagtcctgtactagactcagtccatattaaagaggagattCCTGTCCTAGactcagtccatattaaagaggagagtcctgtactagaatcagtccatattaaagaggagagtcctgtactagaatcagtccatattaaagatgagagtcctgtactagaatcagtccatattaaagaggagagtcctgtactagaatcagtccatattaaagaggagagtcctgtactagaatcagtccatattaaagcggagagtcctgtactagaatcagtccatattaaagaggagagtcctgtcctagaatcagtccatattaaagaggagattCCTGtcctagaatcagtccatattaaagaggagagtcctgtactagaatcagtctaTGTTAAAGAGGAGTCTCATCATCCTAACTGTTGTGAATGCGGGGCAGATTTCAGACACCATAGCCCCATGGAACACCACCTGCGAGTTCTGAAGGTACAGCTGGGTTATCCTTGTGAAAGGCAGGATTCAGATATGGAGCTTCCTGAACTAGACCCTGTCCATGTTGAAGAGGAGggtaaccattttaaaacaagcagcttgcagggctctctgtcctgtacagaatgtggaaagagtttcagtcagttacaaaacctgaaacttcaccacaaaatccacactggagagaaacaacatgtctgtcctgactgtgggaagagattcagacGTTTACAACACCTAAAACtccaccagcgaatccacactggagagaaaccgcatgtctgtgctgactgtgggaagagtttcagatatTCACAAAGCCTGAAAtatcaccagcgaatccacagaACGGTGAAATCACATGTCTGTGCTgcctgtgggaagagtttcagtcagtcaagcaCCTTGAAAACACACAAgagaatccacactggagagaaacaacatgtctgtgctgactgtgggaagagtttcaatcatttaAAATACCTGAAAGTTCATCAgagaatccacactggagagaaaccgcatgtctgtgctgactgtgggaagagattcagtcagttaaaaaacctgaaaaaTCATCAgagaatccacactggagagaaaccacatgtctgtgctgactgtgggaagagattcagtcagttaaaaaacctgaaacttcaccagcgaatccacactggagagaaaccgtattcctgtgctgactgtgggaagagtttcaatcagtcagaccacttgaaaagacaccagcgaatccacactggcgagaaaccatatgtctgtgctgactgtgggaagagtttcagactgTCAAGCGATTTGAAaattcaccagcgaatccacactggagagaaaccacatgtctgtgctgactgtgggaagagtttcaatcagtcaggccacttgaaaagacaccagcgaatccacacaggagagaaacaacatgtctgtgctgactgtgggaagagtttcagacgtttacaaaacctgaaatatcaccagcgaatccacactggaagAGAAACCGCATCCGTGTcataa
- the LOC117407652 gene encoding zinc finger protein 721-like, translating into CGKSFRLSGNFKRHQGIHTGEKPYVCADCGKRFSESGNFKRHQGIHTAEKPYHCADCGKRFRDSKSLKYHQRIHTGEKPYVCADCGKSFSYSQTLKYHQQIHTGEKPYVCADCGKRFRDSQSLKYHQHIHTGEKPYHCADCGKRLRDSKSLKYHQRMHTGEKPYVCADCGKSFNQSGTLKTHQRIHTGEKPYVCADCGKSFNALQNLKRHQRIHTGRETASVYFTKLDYPCEREDSTMEPVHIKEESPVLESVHIKQESPVLESVHIKQESPVLESVHIKQESPVLESVHIKQESPVLESVHIKEESPVLESVHIKQESPVLESVHIKEESPVLESVHIKEESPELDPVHVEEEGNHFKTSSLQGSLSCTECGKSFRQSQNLKLHLLIHTGEKPHVCADCGKSFIRLQHLKLHQLIHTGEKPHVCADCGKSFRCSQSLKLHQRIHTGEKPYFCAECGKNFRHLQNLKLHQRIHTGEKPYVCADCGKSFRDLQGLKLHQRIHTGEKPHVCTDCGKRFSKSSYVKRHQRIHTGDKPYLCSKCGKSFNQLANLKTHQLIHTGEKPHRCHDCGKSFRQSGDLKIHQRIHSGDEPHVCRRREPTIPHHCEMSVLTVVGYL; encoded by the exons tgtgggaagagtttcagactgTCAGGCAACTTTAAAAGGCACCAgggaatccacactggagagaaaccatatgtctgtgctgactgtgggaagagattcagtgaGTCAGGCAACTTTAAAAGGCACCAGGGAATCCACACTgcagagaaaccatatcactgtgctgattgtgggaagagattcagagACTCAAAAAGCCTGAAAtatcaccagcgaatccacactggagagaaaccgtatgtctgtgctgactgtgggaagagtttcagttattcACAAACCCTGAAATAtcaccagcaaatccacactggagagaaaccgtatgtctgtgctgactgtgggaagagattcagagATTCACAAAGCCTGAAATATCACCAGCatatccacactggagagaaaccatatcactgtgctgactgtgggaagagattaAGAGATTCAAAAAGCCTGAAATATCACCAGCGAAtgcacactggagagaaaccgtatgtctgtgctgactgtgggaagagtttcaatcagtcaggCACCTTGAAAACACACCAgagaatccacactggagagaaaccatatgtctgtgctgactgtgggaagagtttcaatgcgttacaaaacctgaaaagacaccagcgaatccacactggaagAGAAACCGCATCCGttta tttt acaaaactggattatccttgtgaaagagaagattcaacgatggagcctgtccatattaaagaggagagtcctgtactagaatcagtccatattaaacaggagagtcctgtactagaatcagtccatattaaacaggagagtcctgtactagaatcagtccatattaaacaggagagtcctgtactagaatcagtccatattaaacaggagagtcctgtactagaatcagtccatattaaagaggagagtcctgtactggaatcagtccatattaaacaggagagtcctgtactagaatcagtccatattaaagaggagagtcctgtactggaatcagtccatattaaagaggagagtcctgaactAGACCCTGTCCATGTTGAAGAGGAGggtaaccattttaaaacaagcagcttgcagggctctctgtcctgtacagaatgtggaaagagtttcagacagtcacaaaacctgaaacttcacctgctaatccacactggagagaaaccacatgtttgtgctgactgtgggaagagtttcatacGTTTACAACATCTGAAACTTCACCAGctaatccacactggagagaaaccacatgtctgtgctgactgtgggaagagtttcagatgtTCACAAAGCCTaaaacttcaccagcgaatccacacaggagagaaaccgtatttctgtgctgagtgtgggaagaatttcagacatttacaaaacctgaaacttcaccagcgaatccacactggagagaaaccgtatgtctgtgctgactgtgggaagagtttcagagatttACAAGGtctgaaacttcaccagcgaatccacactggagagaaaccgcatgtctgtactgactgtgggaagagattcagtaaGTCAAGCTATGTGAAGAGACACCAgcggattcacacaggagataaaccTTATCTGTGTAgtaaatgtgggaagagtttcaatcagttaGCTAACCTTAAAACCCACCagttaattcacacaggagagaagccacatcGCTGtcatgactgtgggaagagtttcagacagtcaggTGActtgaaaatacaccagcgaatccacagtGGAGACGAACCACATGTCTGTCGCAGGAGAGAACCCACAATTCCACATCACTGTgaaatgtctgtgctgactgtg GTGGGTTACCTGTAG
- the LOC131724833 gene encoding zinc finger protein 260-like encodes MEPVHIKQERPVLDSVHIKEESSVLESFHIKEESPVLESVHIKEESPVLESVHIKEESPVLESVHMKEESPVLESVHIKEESPVLESVHIKEESPVLESVHMKEESPVLESVHIKEESPVLESVHIKEESPVLESVHIKEESPVLESVFVKEQSHHSNCHECGTDFRPHSTLKHHLRVLKVQLGYPSERQDSEMEAVHIKEELPELDPVHVEEGLPELDPVHIKEELPELDPVHVEAGLPELDPVHVEEEGNHFITSSLQGSLSCTECGKSFSQLQNLKRHQQIHTGEKPYVCADCGRSFRQLQNLKLHQRIHTGEKPYVCADCGKSFSQLQNLKLHQRIHSGEKPYVCADCGNSFRDKQSLKLHQRIHTGEKPYVCADCGKSFRDKQSLKLHQRIHTGEKPYVCADCGKRFRLSADLKTHQRIHTAEKPHVCADCGKSFRWSQGLKYHQQIHTGEKQHVCAVCGKSFILSGDLKKHQRIHTGEKQHVCADCGKSFSLSCNLKRHQRIHTGEKQHVCADCGKSFRRLQNLKYHQRIHTGRETASVS; translated from the coding sequence atggagcctgtccatattaaacaggagagacctGTACTAGactcagtccatattaaagaggagagttcTGTCTTAGAATCattccatattaaagaggagagtcctgtcctagaatcagtccatattaaagaggagagtcctgtcctagaatcagtccatattaaagaggagagtcctgtactagaatcagtccatatgaaagaggagagtcctgtcctagaatcagtccatattaaagaagAGAGTCCTGtcctagaatcagtccatattaaagaggagagtccagtactagaatcagtccatatgaaagaggagagtcctgtcctagaatcagtccatattaaagaagAGAGTCCTGtcctagaatcagtccatattaaagaagAGAGTCCTGtcctagaatcagtccatattaaagaggagagtccagTACTAGAATCAGTCTTTGTTAAAGAGCAGTCTCATCATTCTAACTGTCATGAATGCGGGACAGATTTCAGACCCCACAGCACCCTGAAACACCACCTGCGAGTTCTGAAGGTACAGCTGGGTTATCCTTCTGAAAGGCAGGATTCAGAGATGGAggctgtccacattaaagaggagcttCCTGAACTAGACCCTGTCCATGTTGAAGAGGGGCTTCCTGAACTAGaccctgtccacattaaagaggagcttCCTGAACTAGACCCTGTCCATGTTGAAGCGGGGCTTCCTGAACTAGACCCTGTCCATGTTGAAGAGGAGGGTAACCATTTTATAACAAGCAGCTTGCAGGGCTCTCTGTCCTGTAcagaatgtggaaagagtttcagtcagttacaaaacctgaaacgTCACCAGCAAATCCAtactggagagaaaccgtatgtctgtgctgactgtgggaggagtttcagacagttacaaaacctgaaacttcaccagcgaatccacactggagagaaaccgtatgtctgtgctgactgtgggaagagtttcagtcagttacaaaacctgaaacttcaccagcgaatccactctggagagaaaccgtatgtgtgtgctgactgtgggaataGTTTCAGAGATAAACAAagcctgaaacttcaccagcgaatccatactggagagaaaccatatgtgtgtgctgactgtgggaagagtttcagagataAACAAAGCCTGAAACTTCACCAgagaatccacacaggagagaaaccgtatgtgTGTGCTGACTGTGGCAAGAGATTCAGACTGTCAGCTGacttgaaaacacaccagcgaatccacactgcagagaaaccacatgtctgtgctgactgtgggaagagtttcagatggTCACAAGGTCTGAAATAtcaccagcaaatccacactggagagaaacaacatgtctgtgctgtctgtggcAAGAGTTTCATACTGTCAGGTGacttgaaaaaacaccagcgaatccacactggagagaaacaacatgtctgtgctgactgtgggaagagtttcagtctgtcatGCAacttgaaaagacaccagcgaatccacactggagagaaacaacatgtctgtgctgactgtgggaagagtttcagacgttTACAAAACCTGAAATATCACCAGAGAATCCACACTGGAAGAGAAACCGCATCCGTGTcataa
- the LOC131724870 gene encoding zinc finger protein 239-like: MEPVHIKQERPVLESVHIKEESPVLESVHIKEESPELESVHIKEESPVLESAHIKEESPELESACIKRVILNSNPLSSFQGSLTCGDCGKSFSQSGTLKRHQRIHTGEKPHHCDDCGKSFREPRDFQIHQRIHTGEKPYTCAECGKSFTQSQSLKRHQQTHTGEKLHICGDCGNSFSQLQNLQLHQRIHTGEKPHVCADCGKSFRDLQSLKLHQRIHTGEKRYVCGDCGKRFSWSSTLKRHERIHTGEKPNVCADCGKSFTRLQNLKLHQRIHSGRETVYLC, from the coding sequence atggagcctgtccatattaaacaggagagacctgtactagaatcagtccatattaaagaggagagtcctgtactggaatcagtccatattaaagaggagagtcctgaactagaatcagtccatattaaagaggagagtcctgtactggaATCAgcccatattaaagaggagagtcctgaactAGAATCAGCCTGTATTAAAAGGGTTATTCTCAATTCTAACCCCTTAAGCAGCTTTCAGGGCTCTCTTACCTGtggtgactgtgggaagagtttcagtcagtcaggcacTTTGAAAAGACATCAGAGAATCCACACAGGCGAGAAGCCACATCACTGtgatgactgtgggaagagtttcagagagcCAAGGGACTTCCaaatacaccagcgaatccacactggagagaaaccgtatacCTGTgcagagtgtgggaagagtttcacgcaGTCGCAGAGCCTGAAACGTCACCAGCAAacccacactggagagaaactaCACATCTGTGGTGACTGTGGGAACagtttcagtcagttacaaaacctgcaacttcaccagcgaatccacactggagagaaaccgcatgtctgtgctgactgtgggaagagtttcagagatttACAAagcctgaaacttcaccagcgaatccacactggagagaaacgatATGTCTGTggtgactgtgggaagagattcagctgGTCAAGCACATTGAAAAGACACgagcgaatccacacaggagagaagccgaaTGTCTGTGCCgactgcgggaagagtttcacacgtttacaaaacctgaaacttcaccagcgaatccactcTGGAAGAGAAACCGTAtacctgtgctga